A region from the Takifugu rubripes chromosome 22, fTakRub1.2, whole genome shotgun sequence genome encodes:
- the LOC105418169 gene encoding protein Ycf2-like isoform X5 — MSPDEDALLLLLIYEHLKLHGHAKAAEVLEDHVKQVEAPHLRLNLQDIYTAWAKLCALAQTTKQEMEDGASPRKSEEAEAASSEDDSGLDVKASNTTEEENDKTPDPETQQLKPPDGPNASEDGSGSEHLDGQSAATGTSREAPDGPEGSGSEEDLPDAGTSSQVDPGAADGLSAPDLTGSVGVERSADADEPQQETDAAAEVRGETAALEQTDVSQSKATPTCAEEEESPAEDLGQIPLTTPEPVPQETPPPTDPEKDEKMEEPQTERSEVADLTVQPDSEGETKTSPKSDDLSLTDLGNNHHRGREVDVCFLKDDPVRVEVSEEPPTAGAEERVHPGVSIVLNIEKDEMDEQEVTEALPAEAAESCGDVETPRRKKKKKNKKDSDPSSTNVFILEASRDSSISSKKKKDKERVGEVEEQQEEVEEQQEEVEEQQEEVVVEKKRKKSKKRKIEQDEVQENLAETPVTSLDMRSKKKKTEVSEEQPEEAEMSGSPAEAPQKKRRRNRKRKKKQGGLEVVQSEEPPAEGDIDPEKELTDGDAPQLSSIPKKRRFTKRLNSMKQQRLLYQQKSSKTSGHKKKQKLIQEDTPRPDAAQDQEKTSKKKKKPSKQQEENSSKENLPPKKKKKKLLPSEDDSGVMSEQTCEILPEKKRKKKKIKAKEDEIKPSSDVPAEKKKKNRSKEAEEAAEELAPPTSTKKKSRKKITSH, encoded by the exons ATGAGCCCGGACGAGGACgcgcttctgctgctgctgatctacGAGCACCTGAAGCTTCACGGACACGCGAAGGCAGCCGAGGTGCTGGAAGATCACGTTAAACAG GTGGAGGCGCCACACCTGAGGCTCAACCTACAGGACATCTACACGGCCTGGGCCAA GTTGTGCGCTTTGGCCCAAACCACcaagcaggagatggaggacGGCGCCTCCCCGAGGAAGAGCGAGGAAGCCGAAGCCGCCAGCAGCGAAGACGACAGCGGGCTGGACGTGAAGGCGTCCAACACCACCGAAGAAGAAAACGACAAAACGCCTG accctgaaacacagcagctgaAGCCTCCTGATGGTCCGAACGCCAGCGAAGACGGTTCTGGCTCTGAGCACCTGgacggacag TCGGCTGCCACCGGGACGTCCAGAGAGGCACCAGACGGGCCGGAGGGTTCCGGCTCTGAGGAGGATCTTCCTGATGCAGGAACTTCCAGCCAGGTGGACCCCGGAGCAGCTGACGGGCTCTCGGCGCCGGATCTGACAGGTTCAGTCGGCGTGGAGCGCAGCGCTGACGCCGATGAGCCGCAGCAG GAGACGGACgcagctgcagaggtcagaggtgaaactGCTGCACTGGAGCAGACCGATGTCAGTCAAAGcaaggccacgcccacctgcgcggaggaggaggagtctcctgcagag GATCTCGGCCAGATCCCGTTGACCACCCCAGAACCAGTTCCTCAGGAGACTCCGCCCCCCACAG ATCCAGAGAAAGACGAGAAGATGGAAGAGCCACaaactgag aggtcagaggtcgctgaCCTCACAGTCCAGCCCGACTCTGAAGGGGAAACAAAGACGTCGCCAAAATCAGACGACCTCTCGCTCACCGACCTGGGTAACAACCATCACCGTGGTCGCGAGGttgatgtttgttttctgaaGGACGACCCCGTTCGTGTGGAAG TTTCAGAGGAACCGCCGACAGCGGGGGCTGAAGAACGAGTGCATCCGGGGGTCAGCATTGTCCTCAACATTGAAAAAGACGAAATGGAtgagcaggaagtgacagaagCACTTCCTGCCGAGGCCGCCGAGTCCTGCGGAGATGTGGAAACtcccaggaggaagaagaagaagaagaacaaaaaagatTCAGATCCTTCAAGCACAAACGTCTTCATCTTAGAAGCGTCGAGAGATTCTTCCATCTCCAGTAAGAAAAAGAAGGACaaagagagagtgggagaggtggaggagcagcaggaggaggtggaggagcagcaggaggaggtggaggagcagcaggaggaggtggtggtagaaaagaagaggaaaaagtccaagaaaaggaaaatagagCAAGATGAAGTACAAGAGAACCTGGCAGAGACTCCCGTCACTTCTCTGGACATGAgaagtaaaaagaagaagacgGAGGTGAGCGAGGAGCAGCCTGAGGAGGCAGAGATGTCTGGGAGCCCAGCAgaggcaccacagaagaagaggaggaggaatcggaagaggaagaagaagcagggAGGGTTGGAGGTGGTGCAGTCCGAGGAGccgccagcagagggagacatagACCCAGAAAAGGAGCTGACAG aTGGAGACGCTCCTCAGCTGTCCTCCATCCCAAAGAAGAGACGCTTCACGAAGAGGCTGAACAGCATGAAGCAACAAAGGCTCCTTTATCAACAGAAGAGCAGCAAGACATCAGGACACAAGAAGAA ACAAAAACTGATCCAAGAGGACACGCCTCgacctgatgctgctcaggaccaggaaaaaacatcaaagaagaagaagaaacccagcaaacagcaggaagagaacTCTTCAAAGGAGAACCtgccaccaaagaagaagaagaagaaattgtTGCCAAGTGAAGATGACAGCGGTGTGATGAGCGAACAGACATGCGAGATACttccagagaagaagaggaagaagaagaagatcaaagcaaaggAAGATGAAATAAAACCGAGCTCGGACGTACCTGCGGAGAAGAAGA AGAAGAACAGATCAAAGGAGGctgaagaggctgcagaagaactggctcctcccacttctACA AAAAAGAAATCCAGGAAGAAAATCACCTCTCATTAA